In one Chroicocephalus ridibundus unplaced genomic scaffold, bChrRid1.1 SCAFFOLD_84, whole genome shotgun sequence genomic region, the following are encoded:
- the LOC134509209 gene encoding olfactory receptor 14J1-like: protein MSNNSSITQFLLLAFADTRELQLLHFGLFLGIYLAALLGNGLIITTIACDHRLHTPMYFFLLNLSVLDLGSLSITVPQSMANSLWDTRTVSYAVCIAQVFLFAFLVGAEFSLLTVMSYDRYVAICKPLHYRTLLGSRACVHMAAAAWGSGFLNALLHTANTFSLPLCQGNAVDQFFCEIPPILKLSCADSNLREAGLLVLSSCLVFGCFLFIVVSYMKIFRAVLRIPSEQGRRKAFSTCLPHLAVVSLFVSTAMFAYLKPPSISSPVMDLVVSVLYSVVPPAVNPLIYSMRNQELKDALWKLAHGTLFP from the coding sequence ATGTCGAAcaacagctccatcacccagttcctcctcctggcattcgcagacacacgggagctgcagctcttgcactttgggctcttcctgggcatctacctggctgccctcctgggcaacggcctcatcatcaccaccatcgcctgtgaccaccgcctccacacccccatgtacttcttcctcctcaacctctctgttcttgacctgggctccctCTCCATCACTGTTCCCcaatccatggccaattccctttGGGACACCAGGACGGTTTCCTATGCAGTATGCATTGCCCAAGTCTTTCTGTTTGCCTTCTTGGTCGGAGCAGAGTTTTCTCtcctcactgtcatgtcctatgaccgctacgtggccatctgcaaacccctgcactacaggaccctcctgggcagcagagcttgtgtccacatggcagcagctgcctggggcagtgggtttctcaatgctctcctgcacacggccaatacattttccctacccctgtgccagggcaatgctgtggaccagttcttctgtgaaatccccccaATCCTCAAGCTCTCTTGCGCAGACTCCaacctcagggaagctgggcttctggTGCTTAGTTCCTGTTTAGTCTTTGGGTGTTTTCTGTTCATTGTAGTGTCCTACATgaagatcttcagggccgtgctgaggatcccctctgagcagggacggcgcaaagccttttccacatgcctccctcacctggccgttgtgtccctgtttgtcagcactgccatgtttgcctacctcaagcccccctccatctcctcccctgTAATGGACCTTGTGGTTTCAGtgctgtactcggtggtgcctccagcagtgaaccccctcatctacagcatgaggaaccaggagctcaaggatgccctgtggaaactggCCCATGGGACGCTCTTTCCCTGA